In Bacillus sp. DX3.1, the following proteins share a genomic window:
- a CDS encoding SMC family ATPase, whose translation MRPLQLTMTAFGPYKQHEIINFNDLGDHRIFAISGNTGAGKTTIFDAICYALYGEASGEERSDTSMLRSQFADDNVYTSVELQFQLKGKIYEIKRQLGHKKQGNKTVTGHAVEFYEIVDDQQIPCVDRFHVTDVNKKAEDLIGLSKHQFSQIVMLPQGEFRKLLTSETENKEEILRRIFKTDRYKLMRELLDQKRKQWKDVLQEKQKERELYFRNVFKLPVRDGSLLERLALQEHVNTHQVVEALEQETSSYEAEVKQLETQQGVQTKQLKEADTRFYEAKSINDKLQDLQRKEQQQAALQAERPLIEKQEQQFKRAEQASRLLPFEQWYEEALQSEQKAEQFLNQLSSKKEQTVRAFGLAKEQYEELKGKESVREEAKRNVQKLEELQPIIASLAEKKTKLQEAEQQSAKLKVEVTKLEQQQGVNQVQKREVAGELKQLEEDLTQYVIKLEELSGMRDDAKVLKQAYDVGQEVQKYEQGKEAALEKMRVALQAYDEVEQRWLNEQAGVLALHLHDGESCPVCGSMSHPNKATERGTSIDEKQLNALRESKIAAEKVHFQIEEKWNFYRSQYEQAIAEVMNRGYRAEGLAEAYQTLVQSGKQLAAEVNELKESEEKRKRLAPQMKQLEEQVDRLEKQKREVEMTQHRTEMECMQLRTSYEHDQQKIPDNLQTLETWKQQFETAVSTLRHMEEAWKKVQEAYQHWQNENVRMQAEYDGAVKQVTGAKEKKEEAFVRFMTELEQSGFADQQTYKEAKLSEAEKTNLQHKIQNYYSSLEVLTKQIEELANHLNGKEWADITALEEQLKELEIQLDIIKEKRQRANNAAEYISDLHENIRRIDEQIHEEETAFQELVDLYEVMKGDNESRISFERYILIEYLEQIVQIANERLRKLSNGQFYLKRSERVEKRNRQSGLGLDVYDAYTGQTRDVKTLSGGEKFNASLCLALGMADVIQSYEGGISIETMFIDEGFGSLDEESLTKAVDALIDLQKSGRFIGVISHVQELKIAMPAVLEVTKQKDGCSQTQFVVK comes from the coding sequence ATGAGACCGCTTCAGCTTACAATGACCGCATTTGGTCCTTACAAGCAACATGAAATCATAAATTTCAATGATCTTGGCGACCATCGTATTTTTGCTATTTCAGGAAATACAGGTGCAGGGAAAACGACGATATTTGATGCGATTTGTTATGCGCTATATGGAGAAGCAAGTGGAGAAGAACGAAGTGACACGAGTATGCTCCGCAGCCAATTTGCTGACGATAATGTATATACAAGCGTAGAACTACAATTTCAACTAAAGGGAAAAATATATGAAATAAAAAGGCAGCTCGGTCATAAAAAACAAGGAAATAAAACAGTTACAGGACATGCTGTTGAATTCTATGAAATTGTAGATGATCAGCAGATCCCTTGTGTCGATCGCTTTCATGTAACGGATGTGAATAAGAAAGCGGAAGATTTAATTGGGCTCAGCAAGCATCAATTCAGTCAAATTGTTATGCTTCCACAAGGGGAATTTCGAAAATTACTAACATCTGAAACAGAAAATAAAGAAGAGATTTTACGACGCATCTTTAAAACAGATCGTTATAAGTTAATGCGTGAATTGTTAGATCAAAAGCGTAAACAGTGGAAAGATGTGCTACAAGAAAAGCAAAAAGAGAGAGAATTGTATTTCCGTAATGTCTTTAAGTTGCCAGTTCGTGATGGTTCATTACTAGAAAGATTAGCCCTGCAAGAGCATGTGAATACACATCAAGTTGTAGAAGCGCTAGAGCAAGAAACATCGAGCTATGAGGCTGAAGTAAAACAATTAGAAACGCAGCAAGGCGTGCAAACAAAACAATTAAAAGAAGCAGACACTCGCTTTTATGAAGCGAAGTCTATTAATGATAAGCTGCAAGACTTACAGCGAAAAGAGCAACAACAAGCAGCTTTGCAAGCAGAAAGGCCGTTAATAGAGAAACAAGAGCAACAATTTAAACGTGCGGAACAAGCAAGCCGATTATTGCCATTTGAACAATGGTACGAAGAAGCATTGCAAAGTGAACAAAAGGCTGAACAATTTTTGAACCAACTATCCTCTAAGAAAGAACAAACAGTGCGTGCATTTGGGCTGGCCAAGGAACAATATGAAGAATTAAAAGGAAAGGAATCCGTGCGTGAGGAAGCGAAGCGAAACGTACAGAAATTAGAAGAATTGCAACCGATTATTGCTTCATTAGCAGAGAAGAAGACAAAATTGCAAGAGGCAGAGCAACAGAGTGCGAAGCTGAAAGTAGAAGTTACCAAGCTAGAACAACAACAAGGAGTGAATCAAGTTCAAAAGCGAGAGGTAGCTGGAGAATTAAAACAGTTGGAAGAGGATCTCACGCAGTATGTAATAAAATTAGAAGAATTAAGTGGTATGCGAGATGATGCAAAAGTATTAAAACAAGCATATGATGTTGGGCAAGAAGTACAAAAATATGAACAGGGAAAAGAAGCTGCGCTTGAAAAGATGAGAGTAGCTCTTCAAGCTTATGATGAAGTAGAGCAGCGCTGGTTAAATGAACAAGCAGGAGTGTTGGCCCTTCATTTACACGATGGAGAATCTTGTCCGGTATGTGGTAGTATGTCTCATCCGAACAAGGCAACTGAACGAGGAACTTCTATTGATGAAAAGCAACTTAATGCACTTCGTGAAAGCAAAATAGCTGCAGAAAAAGTTCACTTCCAAATAGAAGAAAAGTGGAATTTCTATCGCTCGCAATATGAACAAGCTATAGCAGAAGTAATGAATCGTGGATATCGTGCAGAAGGATTGGCTGAGGCATATCAAACATTAGTACAAAGTGGAAAGCAACTAGCTGCTGAAGTCAATGAATTAAAAGAAAGTGAAGAAAAACGTAAAAGACTAGCACCACAGATGAAGCAGTTGGAAGAGCAAGTAGACAGATTAGAAAAACAAAAACGTGAAGTCGAAATGACGCAACACCGCACTGAAATGGAATGTATGCAGTTACGTACGTCATATGAACATGATCAGCAAAAAATTCCAGACAACTTACAAACGTTAGAAACGTGGAAACAACAATTTGAAACAGCTGTTTCTACACTTCGTCACATGGAGGAGGCATGGAAGAAAGTACAAGAAGCGTATCAGCACTGGCAAAATGAAAATGTTCGTATGCAAGCAGAGTACGACGGTGCAGTGAAACAAGTTACAGGGGCAAAAGAGAAGAAAGAAGAAGCTTTCGTACGCTTTATGACAGAGCTGGAACAAAGTGGTTTTGCAGATCAACAAACATATAAAGAAGCAAAATTATCTGAAGCAGAAAAAACAAATCTACAGCATAAAATTCAAAACTATTATTCGTCCCTTGAAGTGTTAACAAAACAAATCGAAGAGTTAGCAAATCATTTGAACGGGAAAGAATGGGCCGATATTACGGCGTTAGAAGAGCAGTTAAAAGAATTAGAAATTCAGCTTGATATTATAAAAGAAAAACGTCAGCGTGCGAACAATGCTGCCGAGTATATTTCGGATTTACATGAAAATATTAGACGGATTGATGAACAAATCCATGAAGAAGAAACTGCCTTCCAAGAGCTTGTTGATTTATATGAAGTCATGAAAGGTGATAATGAAAGTCGCATCTCCTTTGAGCGCTATATTTTAATTGAATATCTAGAACAAATCGTTCAAATTGCAAATGAACGCCTTCGTAAATTATCAAACGGACAATTTTACTTGAAACGAAGTGAACGAGTGGAAAAACGCAATCGTCAAAGTGGATTAGGTTTAGATGTGTATGATGCGTATACTGGTCAAACACGTGATGTAAAAACATTATCTGGCGGCGAAAAATTCAATGCGTCACTTTGTTTAGCGCTCGGTATGGCTGATGTGATTCAGTCCTATGAAGGCGGTATTTCCATTGAAACGATGTTTATTGATGAAGGCTTTGGCTCACTAGATGAAGAGTCATTAACAAAAGCAGTTGATGCTTTAATTGATTTACAAAAATCAGGTCGCTTCATCGGTGTAATTTCACACGTACAGGAATTAAAAATTGCGATGCCAGCAGTGTTAGAAGTAACGAAGCAAAAAGATGGTTGTAGTCAAACTCAGTTTGTGGTGAAATAA
- a CDS encoding tetratricopeptide repeat protein produces MKGNEQITQMLNNWYVEIRKRHLEKAQQLKSEIDKKIYSVDDDQNVLVYYALLDFRHQYMMDSLSISKDSFNKIESFNMPTDDLLLYYYHFFKAMHSTIIGDYNSAKEHYEEAEKKLKQIPDQLEHAEFYFKLSTFNCHNQQYVLALKQVSKAKEIFSKYNGYELNIGYCNNIYGLACIHLKDYEIAEEYLISAMNIFQKHQEEQAILYVRHNLGFMYANQNLSELAIRYLSEVSQKIPNNYKAILIEACEHEKIGEKDIAFKLFEKGLKISIELKIEEYQHHFKILKAINEEVPGQQLETLIVAGNEYFERENLYEYINEYNEKLAIKFYREDNDSKASKYFYLSSKARKKSHDREVLK; encoded by the coding sequence ATAAAGGGGAATGAACAAATCACGCAAATGTTAAATAATTGGTATGTTGAAATCCGTAAAAGACATTTAGAAAAAGCGCAGCAACTAAAAAGTGAAATTGACAAAAAAATTTATAGTGTAGATGATGATCAAAACGTGCTTGTATACTATGCCTTATTAGATTTTCGCCATCAATACATGATGGACAGTTTAAGTATAAGCAAAGATAGCTTCAATAAAATAGAGTCATTTAATATGCCAACTGATGATCTCTTATTATACTATTATCACTTTTTCAAAGCGATGCACTCAACTATAATTGGAGATTACAATTCTGCTAAAGAACATTATGAAGAAGCAGAGAAAAAGCTAAAACAAATTCCAGACCAATTAGAACACGCCGAATTTTATTTTAAACTCTCTACATTTAATTGTCATAATCAACAATATGTTTTAGCTTTAAAACAAGTATCTAAAGCTAAAGAAATTTTTTCTAAATACAACGGTTATGAATTAAATATAGGATATTGTAATAACATTTATGGATTAGCATGTATACATTTAAAAGATTATGAAATAGCAGAAGAATACCTTATTTCTGCAATGAACATATTCCAAAAACACCAAGAGGAACAAGCTATATTATACGTTCGGCATAACTTAGGATTTATGTATGCGAATCAAAATTTATCAGAATTAGCAATCCGTTATTTATCCGAAGTATCTCAAAAAATACCAAACAACTACAAAGCAATTTTAATCGAAGCATGCGAACATGAAAAAATAGGTGAAAAAGATATTGCATTCAAGCTTTTTGAAAAAGGTCTAAAAATTAGTATAGAATTAAAAATTGAAGAATATCAGCACCATTTTAAAATTTTAAAAGCAATAAATGAAGAGGTTCCTGGACAACAATTAGAAACTTTAATAGTAGCAGGTAACGAATATTTCGAACGAGAAAATTTATATGAATACATTAACGAATATAATGAAAAATTGGCAATAAAGTTCTATCGTGAAGATAATGATTCAAAAGCAAGTAAATATTTTTACCTAAGTTCAAAAGCAAGAAAAAAAAGCCATGATAGGGAGGTACTAAAATGA
- a CDS encoding YdbC family protein produces MAEIKFDIKETLGALSQSPKGWNKELNLISWNGKEPKYDLRDWAPEHDKMGKGVTLTAEDLKALRDILNRMEL; encoded by the coding sequence GTGGCAGAAATCAAATTTGATATAAAAGAAACCTTAGGCGCTTTATCACAGTCCCCTAAAGGTTGGAATAAAGAACTTAACTTAATTAGTTGGAATGGTAAAGAGCCAAAATATGATCTGCGTGATTGGGCACCTGAGCATGACAAGATGGGAAAAGGTGTAACATTGACAGCTGAAGATTTAAAAGCGTTAAGGGATATCTTAAACCGTATGGAACTATAA
- a CDS encoding SH3 domain-containing protein, translated as MNMKATALTAATVAVATLLPSIAEEGLQTAAAEQKTNTKIGYVKLDTVQLYQSTTTNSDSIGSISYNTPVIILETTSNWYKVNAQNKIGYIHKSDLSLTKLNQLHNQHIVNASALNVRSEPSIHSSILDVLPNGTFISVQETHNDWYLISHNGKVGYVKKDFVSNGSQPLVKGITVQGNASYYVATPTLRVRSGAGTNTAVIGSLQNGTQIQVVGTVGTWYKIRFGSGYGYVAQHYVLQNKPQETSTPPSIPAVFTFPTQGRVSSPFEVRWGQMHYGVDFTATGDISIHAAAAGKVIKSYYSSSYGNVVFVTHSIKGKLYTTVYAHMKNRSVQAGDRVQTGQVLGQMGNTGHSTGQHLHFELHNGEWNFEKTNAVDPLPYLVR; from the coding sequence ATGAATATGAAAGCTACAGCATTGACAGCAGCAACTGTCGCAGTCGCTACCCTTCTCCCATCCATAGCTGAAGAAGGCTTGCAAACAGCTGCCGCGGAGCAAAAAACCAACACAAAAATTGGATACGTAAAGCTTGATACTGTACAGCTGTACCAAAGTACGACAACGAATAGTGATTCCATTGGAAGTATTTCATACAACACACCTGTTATCATTCTTGAAACAACAAGTAACTGGTATAAAGTAAACGCCCAAAATAAAATTGGTTACATACATAAGTCAGATCTATCTTTAACAAAATTAAATCAGCTCCATAACCAACATATCGTAAATGCAAGTGCTTTAAATGTTCGTTCAGAACCAAGTATACACTCCTCAATCCTTGACGTATTACCAAATGGAACATTTATCTCTGTTCAAGAAACACATAATGACTGGTATCTTATTTCTCACAACGGAAAAGTGGGATATGTAAAAAAAGACTTTGTATCGAATGGCTCTCAACCATTAGTCAAAGGAATCACCGTACAAGGTAATGCTTCTTATTATGTTGCGACCCCTACATTAAGAGTACGAAGTGGGGCGGGAACAAATACTGCTGTTATTGGTTCATTACAAAACGGAACGCAAATACAAGTTGTAGGTACAGTAGGTACATGGTATAAAATTCGTTTTGGCTCGGGGTATGGATATGTAGCACAGCATTATGTATTACAAAACAAACCACAAGAAACGTCTACTCCACCTTCTATACCTGCCGTTTTTACATTTCCAACACAAGGACGAGTTAGCTCGCCCTTTGAAGTCAGATGGGGCCAAATGCATTATGGTGTCGATTTTACAGCAACTGGGGATATTTCTATTCATGCTGCAGCTGCAGGAAAAGTTATTAAATCCTACTATTCTAGCAGCTATGGGAACGTCGTATTTGTCACCCATTCTATAAAAGGGAAATTATATACAACTGTGTATGCACACATGAAAAATCGTTCCGTACAAGCCGGAGATCGCGTTCAAACTGGACAGGTTTTAGGTCAAATGGGAAATACAGGACACTCAACTGGGCAACATCTTCATTTTGAATTACATAATGGAGAATGGAATTTTGAAAAAACAAATGCAGTTGATCCACTGCCTTACTTAGTGCGGTAA
- a CDS encoding AAA domain-containing protein has protein sequence MVDAKELVKELVKGDPVNQSFDIVKSEVKQTKKGTDYLFITLKYGNFTIIANRWNCTEEDKNIFANGVTIWIKGSVTEFKGNPQIEIDEIKLHQLLSKDTKQEDKESILPVSKKFAEPMNNQNKSHEMVTYFRNSLADAERISPDASRIHISILDEYENIKKGYLAEEKSKEIFKKAEQVASKGKKVMDPVEVVVNPFVGYRKSFYGQDINSEGAPEELVPFWLPALLYKNGKLSPHPMNRPWVAREWLRASSTDSVRLDYQTIGEIDSVDVFLSSHKADFKTWSEVWDYVDKLSIAVTGEKMAHLKHPTYVRGGTGQNCYVRLVEIGQGMTRNIMGVYNDLIGHKKDLPPLLERYVSVEDEKEIDILSGQEYINRTEQHVGQMSDKFPVSGSQRQAIHHFSTMQDSEILAVNGPPGTGKTTMLQSIVATMWTRAAVEKKQPPVIFVASTNNNAVTNVIESFGKVEEIDSPTLAGRWLPQINSYGLYLVREKKEGAEAFQCYHPINKTNLSNGLPHLMEDSTYVLEAEKYFLEKYNQYTGAAITDVNEAVTDLHDKLIQTVQRIEGQTKVYVSISDNSEFMAKMDTNERYQAFKLATHYFEGQWILEMKQELNRDDAYLALTLESQQNKWHRFAKITPCFVSTMHMTPSFFRYGLTSIEYLYDFIDLLIVDEAGQVNPEVAGATFALAKKALVVGDTVQIPPIWNIPLTIDFQNLMKLGIVCNEKEALKLIQDTYLGASSGSVMKIAQRASKYRIEKSLARGMFLKEHRRCVKDIISYCNRLAYNGFLEPFTKEFETNTFILPHMGYAHIEGSHDNTNGNSNIIEAEAIITWINQNRKFLEEYYSNYHERKVSIDEIIGIITPFTKQTSVFKKILSKQDLGKLTVGTVHALQGGERNICIFSPVYDVNHEGSYFFDNGVNMLNVAVSRAKHSFLVFGDTRIFSQTDHIISSKKTPSGLLGEYILNDSNEINLTKSLDSSNVSNPYILGVK, from the coding sequence ATGGTGGATGCTAAGGAATTAGTTAAAGAATTAGTAAAAGGTGATCCTGTTAACCAATCCTTTGATATAGTGAAATCAGAAGTGAAACAGACAAAGAAGGGAACGGATTACCTTTTTATTACGCTTAAATATGGAAATTTTACAATCATAGCAAATCGCTGGAACTGTACAGAAGAGGACAAGAATATTTTTGCGAACGGGGTGACTATCTGGATAAAGGGGAGCGTTACGGAATTTAAGGGAAATCCACAAATTGAAATTGATGAAATAAAACTACATCAATTACTATCAAAAGATACGAAACAAGAAGATAAAGAATCTATTCTTCCTGTTTCTAAGAAATTTGCTGAGCCAATGAATAATCAAAATAAGTCACATGAAATGGTAACGTATTTTAGGAATTCCCTTGCAGATGCAGAACGAATTAGTCCGGATGCAAGTAGAATTCATATATCGATTCTTGATGAATATGAGAATATAAAAAAAGGCTATTTAGCTGAAGAAAAATCCAAAGAGATTTTCAAAAAAGCAGAACAAGTCGCATCTAAAGGGAAGAAAGTCATGGATCCTGTTGAGGTTGTAGTGAATCCTTTTGTAGGCTACAGAAAATCCTTTTATGGACAGGATATTAATAGTGAGGGGGCCCCAGAGGAGTTAGTACCTTTTTGGTTACCTGCACTCTTATATAAGAATGGAAAACTTTCCCCTCATCCAATGAATAGGCCGTGGGTAGCAAGAGAGTGGCTCAGAGCATCTTCAACAGATTCGGTCAGGTTGGATTATCAAACAATTGGAGAAATCGATAGCGTAGATGTATTTCTTTCCTCTCATAAAGCGGATTTCAAAACATGGAGCGAAGTATGGGACTATGTAGATAAACTATCTATTGCAGTAACAGGAGAGAAGATGGCCCATTTAAAACATCCAACATATGTAAGAGGTGGAACTGGACAGAATTGTTATGTTCGACTTGTTGAGATTGGTCAAGGTATGACACGTAATATTATGGGGGTTTACAATGACTTGATTGGACATAAAAAAGATTTACCTCCCTTGCTAGAACGTTATGTATCTGTGGAAGATGAAAAGGAAATTGATATATTAAGTGGTCAGGAATATATAAATAGGACAGAGCAGCATGTAGGACAGATGAGTGATAAATTTCCAGTTTCAGGATCTCAAAGGCAGGCGATACACCATTTTTCAACTATGCAAGACAGTGAGATATTGGCTGTCAATGGCCCTCCAGGTACAGGGAAAACAACGATGCTTCAAAGTATCGTTGCTACTATGTGGACAAGAGCTGCAGTTGAGAAAAAACAGCCACCAGTCATTTTTGTAGCATCAACGAATAATAATGCTGTGACAAATGTTATAGAAAGTTTCGGTAAAGTAGAAGAGATAGATTCGCCTACCTTGGCTGGTAGGTGGCTTCCTCAAATTAATAGCTACGGTTTATATTTGGTGAGAGAAAAAAAAGAAGGTGCAGAAGCTTTTCAATGTTATCATCCAATTAATAAGACGAATCTTTCTAATGGACTGCCACATCTCATGGAAGATAGCACATATGTATTAGAGGCTGAAAAGTATTTTTTGGAGAAATATAATCAATATACAGGAGCTGCAATTACAGATGTAAATGAGGCGGTTACTGACTTACATGACAAGCTCATTCAAACGGTACAGCGTATTGAAGGCCAAACAAAGGTATATGTGTCTATCTCTGATAATAGTGAATTTATGGCGAAGATGGATACGAATGAGCGTTATCAGGCATTTAAATTAGCCACGCATTATTTTGAGGGACAATGGATTCTTGAGATGAAGCAAGAATTAAATAGGGACGATGCATATTTAGCGCTTACGCTGGAAAGTCAACAAAATAAATGGCATCGCTTTGCTAAGATAACGCCTTGTTTTGTTTCAACGATGCATATGACACCTTCCTTTTTTCGGTATGGCTTAACTTCTATTGAGTATCTATATGATTTTATTGACTTGTTGATAGTAGATGAGGCTGGACAGGTAAATCCAGAAGTAGCTGGAGCGACATTTGCGCTCGCAAAAAAAGCACTCGTAGTAGGGGATACTGTTCAAATTCCACCTATCTGGAATATACCATTAACGATTGACTTCCAAAATTTAATGAAGTTAGGAATTGTATGCAATGAAAAGGAAGCTCTTAAGCTTATACAAGATACGTATTTAGGTGCTTCAAGTGGATCAGTAATGAAAATTGCTCAAAGGGCATCAAAATATAGAATTGAGAAATCATTAGCACGGGGCATGTTCTTAAAAGAGCATCGACGTTGTGTAAAAGATATTATTAGTTATTGTAATAGACTTGCATACAATGGATTCTTAGAGCCGTTTACGAAAGAGTTCGAAACTAATACTTTCATCCTTCCGCACATGGGATACGCACATATTGAGGGAAGTCACGACAATACAAATGGAAACTCAAATATTATTGAGGCTGAGGCAATTATTACCTGGATTAATCAAAATAGAAAATTTTTAGAAGAATACTATTCAAACTATCATGAAAGAAAAGTATCTATTGATGAAATTATAGGGATTATAACACCATTTACTAAGCAAACAAGTGTATTTAAAAAAATTTTAAGTAAACAAGATTTAGGTAAGCTCACAGTAGGTACTGTTCATGCATTACAAGGGGGCGAAAGAAATATCTGTATTTTTTCACCTGTGTATGATGTGAATCATGAAGGCAGTTACTTTTTTGATAATGGAGTCAACATGCTAAATGTAGCTGTATCAAGAGCAAAACATAGCTTTTTAGTATTTGGTGATACCCGTATTTTCAGTCAAACGGATCATATAATTAGTTCTAAAAAAACACCTTCAGGTCTGTTAGGTGAATATATATTGAATGATTCCAATGAAATTAATCTTACGAAATCACTAGACAGTTCTAACGTATCTAACCCATATATATTAGGGGTAAAGTAA